A region of the Pseudarthrobacter oxydans genome:
ATGCTTGGCATTCGTTCCGAGGAGTTCTACCCCCTGCCGCCCGGACGGACCCTGGCTTTGAGTAACGGTTCCACCGCCTCGCTCTGGAGTGAAGCGATGCGCCTCGAAGGCGCCGAGGCGCAGCTGACCTTCACCGAGGGGCACCTGTCCGGCACCGCGGCCGTCACGCGCAACCGCCATGGCGCCGGCAACGCCTGGTACCTCGGCACCGTCCTTGATCCTGCCTCGTTGCGCGACGTCGTCACCGGGGCTGCCGGCGAGGCGGGGATCAACGTCCTGGGCTCCCCCACCGGCCTTGAAGTCGTGGTCCGCTCCGGCGCCGACCATAGCTACGTCTTCCTCATCAACCACTCCGACGAGGACCACAAGTACGCCGCCCACGGCCACGAACTGATTGTGGGCGAGGACGTGTCCCATGCCGTCGTTGTTCCCGCGGGCGCCGTGCGCGTCGTCCGCACCTCCGATCCTGTTCCACAAACCGCTGGCCCCAGCGCCAGCCAAAAGGATGATGAAAGTGACTAGACCAAGCACCGCTCCGGCAGCGGCCCTGGGGACGCCGAAGACCCGGAAAGCCAAAACCACCGGCGCCCAGCGCCGCGCCGTCTTCCTGTTCATTGCGCCGTTCGGCGTCCTCTTCCTCGCTTTCTACGCCGTACCCATCATCTTCGCGGTGGTGCAGTCCCTGCTGACTGTTGAACGCAAAGGGACCTTCGGCCCTCCCCGGCAGGTCTTCGGCGGACTCGTCCAGTACCAGCAGGTGTTCCAGAACACCGAATTCTGGGAGTCGGTTGGACGGGTGCTCCTTTTCGGAGTGGTCCAGGTGCCAATCATGCTGGGCCTGGCCCTGCTGTTTGCCCTGCTGCTCGATTCGCCCCTCCTCAAGGGCAAGAAGTTCTTCCGGCTCGCATTCTTCGCCCCTTACGCAGTTCCCGGCGTCATCGCCGCCATCATGTGGGGGTTTCTGTACTCGCCGTCGCTGTCCCCCTTTGAAGCCGTCACTTCAGAGGTGAACTTCCTCTCCGCAGAACTGGTCCTGTGGGCGATCGCCAACATCGTCACCTGGGTGTACGTCGGCTACAACATGCTGATCATCTACTCGTCCCTGCTGGCCATCCCAACTGAAATATACGAGGCGGCCCGGCTCGACGGCGCCAGCAACCTGCAGATTGCCTGGCGGATCAAAATCCCGCTGGTGGTCCCGGCCATTATCCTCACCGGCGTGTTCTCCATCATCGGCACCCTCCAGCTGCTCGCGGAACCACAGACGCTGCGGAGCTTCAGCTCGGCGATCAGCAGCACATTCACGCCGAACCTCGCGGTGTACACAACAGCGTCCGTCCCCAACTACAACCTCGCCGCAGCATTCTCGGTGGTGCTGGCGCTGGCAACATTCGTTCTTTCCTTCGTCTTCCTCAAGGCAACCCAACGGAAGGTCTCCCAGTGAGTGCAGCAACGGTCACGGCAGCAGGACCCAAGTCCACCCACGGGGCGGCCAATGCCCGCGGGCCCCGTCACAGCGTGATGTCGCGCAGCGCGGCGATGCTCATCATGGGCGTCTTCACGCTCTACTTCCTCACCCCCATTTGGTGGCTTCTGGTGTCCTCCTCCAAGACGGGCGGAGAGATCACCAGTACCGCTCCGCTATGGTTCACCATGGATTCGGCCCCTACCTTCCTGGCAAACCTGGGCAACCTGTTCACGTACAGTGACGGTGTCTTCGGCCGCTGGCTCGCCAACAGCGCCCTCTATGCCGGACTGGGCGCCCTCATGGGCACCGTCATCGCGGCTATGTGCGGCTACGCGCTGGCAAAATACGAATTCCGGGGGCGGGAAGCTCTCTTCAATATCGTGCTCAGCGGGGTGCTGGTCCCGGCGACGGCTCTCGCGCTTCCGTTGTTCCTGATTTTCAGCGAAGTGAAACTGACCAACACCCTGTGGGCCGTTTTCCTTCCGAGCCTGGTCAGCCCCTTCGGCGTATACCTTGCCCGCATCTATGCCGCGGCCAGCGTGCCCACCGAGCTCCTGGAAGCTGCGCGGCTCGACGGGTCCTCCGAAGTCAGGACGTTTTTCACGGTCTCAACGCGCCTCATGGCCCCGGCGCTGGTGACCATCTTCCTGTTCCAGTTCGTCGCAATCTGGAACAACTTCTTCCTGCCCCTGATTATGCTCCGCGACCAGGTCCTGTTTCCGGTCACGCTCGGCCTCTACGCCTGGAACAGCCAAATCAGCCAGATTCCCGAGCTCCGCGTCCTGGTGATCGTCGGCGCACTTGTCTCAATCCTCCCGCTTATCGGAACGTTCCTTGCGCTTCAACGCTTCTGGAGCAGCGGGCTCGGCGCCGGAAGCGTCAAATAGCTTCCATCCTTCCCACGCAAACCGTCCCGCGGCTTCCGCCCCGGTACAGCACCCCCACTGATAGGAATAGAAATGCGCGCGCATTACGGAAAAGCCACTGCAGCCTTTGCCCTTGTTTCAGCGCTGGCCCTCGCCGGCTGCTCAGGCGGCGGAGGCACCACGGAAACCAAGGCCGCCGGATCCTGCGAACCCTCATCCGGTCCGGTCGAGCTGACCTTTACCACCTGGGTCCCCGGCATGGAAAAGGTGGTGGATCTGTGGAACAAGGAAAACGAAAATATCCAGGTCAAGGTACAGACCGGCCCCAACGGCAACTCCGGCACGTACCAGAACTTCTTCAACCAGCTGCAGGCCGGCAACGCCCCGGACCTCGGCCAGATCGAATACGACGCCCTGCCCAACTTCCGCGTCCAGGACGGCCTCGAGAACATCGCCGCCTGCGAAGGAGTGTCCGACGCCCGGGACAAGTTCGTTGACTGGACGTGGGGCCAGGTCACCTTCGGCGAGGAAGGCTCCGTCTATGCCATCCCGCAGGACAGCGGACCGATGGCGATGTTCTACCGGGCGGATCTCTTCAAGGAGGCAGGCATCAAGGTTCCCACCACCTGGGACGAATACGCCGCGGCTGCCGAGCAGATCAAAGCCCGCGGTTCGTACATCACCAATTTCCCCCGCAGCGATGTCAACTGGTTCGCCGGCAACGTATGGCAGGCAGGCGGGCAGTGGTTCTCAAGCGCCAACGACCAGTGGGAGGTCAACCTGACCGGCGCCGAATCCGAGAAGGTGGCGAACTACTGGCAGGACCTGCTGGACAAGAACCAGGTATCCACGCTGCCGTCCTTCTCCGATGAGTGGAATGCCTCGTTCAATACCGGTCAGCAGTGGACCTGGGTCTCCGCGGTCTGGGGCGCCTCAACGCTGGCCAGCGGTGCCCCAGATACCGCCGGCAAGTGGGCTGTCGCCCCGATGCCTCAGTGGGAAGACGGTGGAAAGCCCGCCGGCAACTGGGGCGGTTCCTCCACCGCAGTCCTGAAGGGCTCCAAGCACCCCTACGAGGCATCGAAATTCGCTCTGTGGTTGAACACGGATCCTGAGGCCCTGGCACTGGCAAATGAACTCGGCGGGCTCTACCCGGCTGCGAAGTCGGCCAAGGACCTCCCTGCGTTCACCGGCGGCGTGGACTACTTCGGCGGCCAGAAGATCTACGAAGTTTTCGCCGAGGCATCATCAAACGTCGATCCCAACTTCACCTGGGG
Encoded here:
- a CDS encoding ABC transporter substrate-binding protein is translated as MRAHYGKATAAFALVSALALAGCSGGGGTTETKAAGSCEPSSGPVELTFTTWVPGMEKVVDLWNKENENIQVKVQTGPNGNSGTYQNFFNQLQAGNAPDLGQIEYDALPNFRVQDGLENIAACEGVSDARDKFVDWTWGQVTFGEEGSVYAIPQDSGPMAMFYRADLFKEAGIKVPTTWDEYAAAAEQIKARGSYITNFPRSDVNWFAGNVWQAGGQWFSSANDQWEVNLTGAESEKVANYWQDLLDKNQVSTLPSFSDEWNASFNTGQQWTWVSAVWGASTLASGAPDTAGKWAVAPMPQWEDGGKPAGNWGGSSTAVLKGSKHPYEASKFALWLNTDPEALALANELGGLYPAAKSAKDLPAFTGGVDYFGGQKIYEVFAEASSNVDPNFTWGPTMTQTYTDVSDGFGKAAGGDGTLLDALKTGEKKTIDSLKSQSIPVKE
- a CDS encoding carbohydrate ABC transporter permease; protein product: MSRSAAMLIMGVFTLYFLTPIWWLLVSSSKTGGEITSTAPLWFTMDSAPTFLANLGNLFTYSDGVFGRWLANSALYAGLGALMGTVIAAMCGYALAKYEFRGREALFNIVLSGVLVPATALALPLFLIFSEVKLTNTLWAVFLPSLVSPFGVYLARIYAAASVPTELLEAARLDGSSEVRTFFTVSTRLMAPALVTIFLFQFVAIWNNFFLPLIMLRDQVLFPVTLGLYAWNSQISQIPELRVLVIVGALVSILPLIGTFLALQRFWSSGLGAGSVK
- a CDS encoding carbohydrate ABC transporter permease, producing the protein MKVTRPSTAPAAALGTPKTRKAKTTGAQRRAVFLFIAPFGVLFLAFYAVPIIFAVVQSLLTVERKGTFGPPRQVFGGLVQYQQVFQNTEFWESVGRVLLFGVVQVPIMLGLALLFALLLDSPLLKGKKFFRLAFFAPYAVPGVIAAIMWGFLYSPSLSPFEAVTSEVNFLSAELVLWAIANIVTWVYVGYNMLIIYSSLLAIPTEIYEAARLDGASNLQIAWRIKIPLVVPAIILTGVFSIIGTLQLLAEPQTLRSFSSAISSTFTPNLAVYTTASVPNYNLAAAFSVVLALATFVLSFVFLKATQRKVSQ